The DNA segment aaagtcatTTCTGAATGCCTGGTCATGCTATACAAAATTCATGTAGTTTTCAACATATTGAACAAGTGAATAGGTAAAAAGCAATCCTctgatgtatttttcagtaaaaatCACTGATTTGATCAACGGGTTAATAAAAGAACGTTCCTAGTTCccaaatgtttttcattaaaGCAATAAAGAGATTTACAACAGATACATAACCTACGTAATGTTTCATTGtaattcatttcatttaattattttacaaaCCATCAAATTGTTGTTCTCAAGTACTGAACATTCTTGATATTATTTTCCAATTAGCAAGCGCAATTTAGCACATAAGGAAAGatgttttattcaaataatTTCCTGGACCAAACCTGATATATGTTTAGTATATTTAGCtaatttaatcaaataatatatatttgtaaaacaACCAAAAATGAAATGGCCTACTTAACCATTAACATAAAATTTGCTGTTTTAAAAGAGATTATGATTTAATGAAATCCTGCTGAAAGTTCATTTCATCCACCTAAAATAGATAAGGACAATTCAATGAACACTGATTTTAAAATGGTACATAAAAATCCAATTAAATTATTTTTCCTTTCCAAAACATTCtcaaatttatattttttgaATGTCCAAATACATGTCTGGTAGAGTAAGCTGATATAAATCAATCCTTATTTACCTTTGTGAAACTAACAAGAATACAACAGTGAGCATTACCTGGCTAACTGCTGTTAAATTTAGGATAACAtgttaaaataaatcaacatctcatcaaaattaaaatcataaaaaaacttTTTTTGGTGACAGAAGCTAACAGATAGAAAGACAAAACAATAGACAGTGAAGACAGAAATAGACAGAGAAAATACTGATTCAACATTCAAAAACACAAGATCATTTTTTATATGTACATAAAATGCTTTTTTTGACTtatgtcattttcaattttttttttggGTTGTCAACAATATATACATCAAGATGCATGATACtttatacatttgtatatattatttacattactGCATAGCAGTTCACTCATCCTGGGCACAGCataggggggaggggggggaggAGGTGGGGGGAAAAAGAGAGGATGGGGAGATACTCTGCAAGGTCAGGGGAGGGTGTGCATGGGACTTGGGAAAACAAGATAGACATGGCATATTTTAACAAGGCAAAAATATCATACTGATAATTCACATGTAAGTTTCAAATACACCTGAAAATATTCCTGTGAATATCGGtttgaatatattcatgaagTGATTTCCAAATCCCTTTCATTTGAAACCATTCATATACATGCATAATTTTCACATACAGAGCAAAATAGAATACACTTGTTCAATTAACTCAAATTAATAGAGGAGTACACATAAATAATAAAGACAAGACTAAATATACGGACAAGGTTTGGATTTCTTTACAGTGTTATGGAAATACATATGGAATTTTTATAGATTCCTGAAGATGTTCATGAACAGTGAAAGATTCTGAACAAGCAAGTTGTTAGTGCAAGATAAACTGAGTTACTACAAGCAAATCAATTTTCTCAATTCCAATCATCATTTGATTCAAGTAATTGAAACATTTTACTTGTCTCCTCAATCTATTTCACAACTTGTATATCAACTTAAAAGTTTCAGAATCTTTAACAATTTTTGGACGTATGTTCAAACTCAAAAGAAGGAGGCATTACTTCTGGCAAAGACAGAAAGATTCACCGATGAACCCACCCAGGATATTTACATATGAAAGCTATCCAATTTGAATATAAGTAAACTAAATCTAAGTAACATAATATTGTAACCAGATTTGAAAGTGTTGAGATGCCTCAAGTGAACACTCAGACAAACCAAATTTAGGCTCTTTTCAGACAGCATGTCATCAAAGCCTAATGATTGTCTTTCATGAACACTTGGAATAGCATCAAACCAATATTTTACACACTTGTGAAAGAGGAAAGGCTCATAGAATTAATGAATTATCTTTGGTTATCAAATGTCATGCGGAAATATATTACAAATGCAATAATTTGATGCACTTTAAAAATGGCTTATTTCCTGTCCACAAGGAACAGGAGTGTGATATGTCTTACGCCAGTGTGCATTCGTCAATATTAACAGGTGAAAAGAGGAACTGATATCAGTCCTATGATTATGATTTTGAGTTTTCTATTATATATAACACCCAGAACTGTGAACCTGGAAATacgcaaacaaaaacaaaaatcctTCTGTGCACGACTGTAATTTACAATACCCCCCAGAGAGATTAAAACATTTATGGACTATTTTCTTAACATCTgacattacaaacaaaacaatgaacaaaaatatattgtttaaaattgaaataacagatcagcatttttttttttacattttagtCAAATAAACGCTACAATTGATCttgatgaaataaaacataagTAAACAAAGTATTCCTGATGTTTTGACTGCAGGATAACCTGATTAATACAGTTTTGATTAAGTTCTTCTGTGACCTGTGTTCCTGGGTGTAATAAATAGTGCTCCATCAATGTGCAACCACACAGTTATCATCAAACCGAGTTGTGCAATAACCACCAACGACAGAGAAAGTTACAATCAGATCTTTTGAAAAATTCAATGTCATTTTCTCAGTGTTGTCTATCATTTGTACCTGATCAAATCATAGCACTTATCTAAATACATATTCACTTATGTTTCAACTGGAAAATTTCATAGATATATGCAAAAGGGAGACACATGTGTCAAGTGAGATCACCATGGGAATGTCATTACCAAAGCTGATTTTAACCATAGAAAAGAATCTTGCCTTAATCAGTTATTTAAAACTCTAATTATCTCATCATACTGATAGCAAGCAAAAAGATGCATAAGCATTTTTTCTCGAAAATACAGCTGATATCAATTCTTGGGGTTCACAAATGCAACAGTGAGCCCACCTGTATTAACATCTGAAAACGAACTTTCCACATTCAGATCCGAATGGACATACTGTATTAGCACACATCTAAATGACAACACAATATGTCGACGTTCAATGAGAGAACATGATAAGATCCATGATTTTTCAGGAATTTCTGTCAGGATGCTGTACCTTGTCCATGGTTACAGTGTGGAAATATCAAAAGAGAGGCTTGACATTTGGCTGAGACTGCACCCCAGACTAGAAAGTAGAAACAATCACATAACCAGACAATGGCTGCGTGTATCATTACGTTGGTCAATGTTGGCACTGACGAGAGAGGACAGAAGTTCGAAGATAAGGTGCACCAATTCAAAAAGCCAAGGTTTGCGGATACAATCATGAGAGGGCAATGGATTGCCAGCCAATGAGATTCCAGCATTGCAGGTCTAATCGGACAAACCTCGGGCTGCCATTTCTGTTGGTGCAGTAGATCACAGTTCCCATGTCAGAGTATTTACATCAACGCACAGTAAGCACGTCTCCACACGAACAGGCACTCACTCAGGGTAGGCAGGCAGACGGCCATCCCACTGacctcactcacacatcataaaaaatatacaagATATACAATGTCGCAAATGCACAGAGACAGTGAAAAGGATCCAACCAATCAGAAGGCTCCACACATGCAGCTTAGCACACGTTCACTGGTGAAGTACCCACTCAGTCAGTAGCACATTTATCAACTATCATCTGTGATTGTTCCCAGAATTGGAGGGATTGTCTCTGCGATTGCTGTTGTTTTTCCGGCGCTTCCCTCCACTGGGCCTGAAGACCTTGCTGGTTACATGCTGGTTCCGATATGTCTTGCCTTGGCCCGACGAGGCTCCACTGTGGTGCCTCTCACGGCCATGCTGAAGGTCCGATCCCCCTGAGGGGGCATGATAGTTACTGTTACTCGACACTGACGGTGACCTATGAGGGTAGGTGAGTGAGCGTGTGGAGGACACACTACTGTTACTAGCGTCTCTTGACATAGGGGGGTTGTGTTTGTGATAGTCCCTGCTTCGGAATTCGCGATTAGGCATAGGCACAGAACTTGCACGTCCCGGCTTCACAGCACCACCACGCACAATAGGGACTTGAGTATCAGGGTTTGTATCAGAATCCTGGAAAACAATGGCAACCTTCCATGAAAAATGATCTATGCAAATGTTATATAATGAGCTACGAGTGGATTAATGATTATGTGAGCTTGGTCAAATCAATCACACACCTAATGTCCTAGGGTAAATAATTTTAGTTTCATATTATGAATTTAGGCACACATGACATTAATACCCGAGTGCACAGAGGTTCATAAAGCCATAAATTAGGTTTATTGCATCCATGGtcaaaattgaataaaaatGTCCAAAACAATAAATGTTCTTTCTCCTTGAGACACAAGTATGctttcaaacaaacaccttGGAACAGGCACACAGGCCCAATCTACAGGCTTTAAAAGTGCTTGTTATCTGTAAAAGGTGATAATATTTGGTTCCAAAAACATGGGATGAATGGAAATGATGAACAATTCAAGGAATGATATTGTATGCCATGGTCTGTGTCCAATGGCATACCATCAACCAATTCACCAAGCATGACTATAGCCATTAAGTGTCTACAACCTATTTTAATGTAAAATCCCTCTGTGTTTAGCATGTTACTTACTGTGTCGCTAGTTGTGCTGGAGGCAGATGAGCTTACAGCATTGGAGCTGGCAGAGGACTTGTAGCCCGAGCTGTTCCCGGAGTAGTCCGAGTTCTCACTATCACCAGTTGACTGTTGCTCCAGACTAGGTTTGTGTAGGAACGGTGTGTTGTTGTTACTGTTGTTGTTATTGCTGTTGTTACGTTGTctagaacacacacaaaaattatgcagaaatgtaatgaaatgctGGATGCAAGTAAGTAAGAAATAAGGAAAGCTAGCTAAATGACTAAATGgaaaaatgataatgatgaaagaaataaaagatTTACCTTCTTCAAAGGTTACAATGAGTGAAATCTGTCAAACTCCATTTCTGAAACTGACATCTTTCACTTtgatatttgataaaaaaaacaactcttTCTTATGCACTGGATTATAACGTGGATCAAAACATTTGTTCAGCCACCAATTTAAAATAAGCTGATGTGTAGAAAACAAATATCTTTGCACATATTGGACGACTTACTGTATGCTGAACTGGGGGATCTGTGGAGCTACGACACTCGCATATGTTGGGTTGAGATTACAAGGAGGAATCTCCTGGCAGTGGAAGTTCTCCTGAACCCATGCTCTGTACTCAACGACCTCATCCGTAACGCGCACAATACGACCCAGTATGCTGTGGACGGTCACCAAAACAATCAAAATGGGGCTCACATGGTTTGCACATTTTAAAACACTCCGATAAAACAAAATCAAGCATTCTGAAGTTTAATGAAATCGCTAATGTTACACCTTAATATGTAATGTTCGGTCTAATCATTTCAGGATTTACTTATTTAGTCATAACAAGTGGAGGCTGAAGTGACTGACCATAGGACCTATTTTCTACAACACAACAGTGACATCAATAGTGCTGCAATAATTATTTTAAGTAGTGCACCATTATAAGCATATCTACTGATGGACGTGAAAAATATAAGACATGAAAGaacaagtgttcccttattcccAAGTTTCACCCACAATGAAAAACAGGGCATGCAAAGAAGTCTGAGAAAGAATATAAGATACCTTGTAAGAAAACGTGTTCTTATTTTTCCTCAGCATATTtacatgtatgagtgagtgagtttagttttattccgtactcagcaatgttccagctatatggtgacggtctgtaaatgatcaagtgtggacaagacaatccagtgatcaacagcaagagcatcaatctgtacAATAATGAACTGCGAACTGTGTCatccaaatcagcgagtctgactacccgatcctgtcTGTCACCTCTTGCtgcaagcacagtcaccttttgtggcaagcatatgTGTTGAAGATTTACATGTATAAAGCTGGTGCAGATTACACAAAAGTGAGGGAAGGAGGTGTGAACATACCTCTGATTGCCTGTACGGACAAGATATGCATTTTGGGGGACACAGACATGACTGAGCACCAGATATGCATACTCAAAGGCTTGTTTCACCTGCATTGCTCCGTATGAACTGCGGCCTATGTCATTTCCTGGggagaaaaaaaacagtttACCATGACTTATGCCCTCTGTCTCTGAAGTAACCTGTTTCTATATAGCAATGATGTAGACAAATCATGTTCTTAACATCCTGGTAACAAATGAAACATATCTGCACAAATTAGTGCAgagtttgaaacaactttaGGCAAATTGGGGGCAAAGATACAAAATAAATCATGATGGTTTATTGAATGTTACCCCTCCACCTAATCACTTTcacctgagtgagtgaaacCTGTTGTTAACTGataataaatgagtgagttcaggaAATGGGTGAGTATTATCCCAGCAATAACACGGGGGTATGAGAGTGAAGGAAAGGATTCTAAAATACCTGTGATACGAaagtaaacaaatacacaaacatcATAGATAGTTTCgtaagaaagaaaaaagaattGTCATTTCTGGATTAACTGTAATAAGAGCTTGTATGCAACAACAGTTTGTGCATTTGGAACCATTCCATGTCCAaatttagtgtttaaaatactCCAGCTAAGACACAAGagaaagagttatctcccttttacCTTTGGTCAAAGGATCTTCAATGCACAGTAGGGATGGACGGTAGCCATTTTCCATTTCTCTGATTATGTCTTCTTTGGGGACATATTCACCTCCATTTTTTACACGTATCCCAGTTTTCAGGTAATTGAAATTTCGTCCATACAGTTCGAAAAATTC comes from the Haliotis asinina isolate JCU_RB_2024 chromosome 12, JCU_Hal_asi_v2, whole genome shotgun sequence genome and includes:
- the LOC137257337 gene encoding terminal nucleotidyltransferase 4B-like, translating into MDPRIAWYPPEQLGHAHDLWTRVWEAQIGVDNMYLGPDQKDFIPLDGGNFDNPNINNKKNSDVNNHHHPQKRKRENRASTYGLNHSTYKHLLGEDGGLTPWKPKDKNYGPAVIIGLHNEIKDFFHYMSPRPEEERMRQEVVDRIRGVIHGLWKDAKVEIFGSFKTGLYLPTSDIDMVVTGEWESMPLWTLHSKLVEKGIADITNIKVLDKASVPIVKLTDNATEVKVDISFNMVQNNGVESAKLIKEYMAKYPNLKYLVLVLKQFLLQRDLNEVFTGGISSYSLTLLTVSFLQLHPRIDAQLPEANLGVLLIEFFELYGRNFNYLKTGIRVKNGGEYVPKEDIIREMENGYRPSLLCIEDPLTKGNDIGRSSYGAMQVKQAFEYAYLVLSHVCVPQNAYLVRTGNQSILGRIVRVTDEVVEYRAWVQENFHCQEIPPCNLNPTYASVVAPQIPQFSIQQRNNSNNNNSNNNTPFLHKPSLEQQSTGDSENSDYSGNSSGYKSSASSNAVSSSASSTTSDTDSDTNPDTQVPIVRGGAVKPGRASSVPMPNREFRSRDYHKHNPPMSRDASNSSVSSTRSLTYPHRSPSVSSNSNYHAPSGGSDLQHGRERHHSGASSGQGKTYRNQHVTSKVFRPSGGKRRKNNSNRRDNPSNSGNNHR